One Brassica napus cultivar Da-Ae chromosome C2, Da-Ae, whole genome shotgun sequence DNA window includes the following coding sequences:
- the LOC106365011 gene encoding protein LEAD-SENSITIVE 1-like, which produces MGLLSNKISRDELKAGDHIYSWRSYIYTHHGIYVGDGKVIHFTRGGGLEIGTGTILDKIIVSSVPHHGDNPCPDCGDQTNLNGVISSCLDCFLSGGNLYLFDYNVSKAIFLAKQRGGTCTIAASDPPEDVVARAKFLLLRNGFGEYHLLDNNCEDFAIYCKTGLLVLSVTKSGSSSQVNSVCAAGGVVTLTLRALGVGTSGSLATATSPALTVSASTSALSTTLGAVATGVGAVALTGYGNYCISRLAYDVGVRKDVRKVPVEELVALMAVIQGKSESDDNNNKIESKLN; this is translated from the exons atggGATTGCTCTCGAACAAGATCTCCAGAGATGAACTCAAAGCAGGCGATCACATCTATTCATGGCGTTCTTACATCTATACCCATCACG GAATCTATGTAGGAGATGGGAAAGTAATTCATTTCACACGTGGAGGTGGTTTAGAGATTGGAACAGGGACTATTCTGGACAAGATCATCGTTAGTTCTGTTCCTCATCATGGAGACAACCCTTGTCCTGATTGCGGAGATCAAACCAATCTCAACGGTGTGATCTCCTCTTGTCTTGACTGTTTTCTCTCCGGAGGAAACCTCTATCTCTTCGACTACAATGTCTCCAAGGCCATCTTTCTCGCTAAGCAACGAGGAGGTACCTGCACTATAGCAGCTTCAGATCCTCCTGAAGACGTCGTTGCACGCGCGAAGTTCCTCCTATTGAGAAACGGGTTTGGTGAGTATCATCTCTTGGACAACAACTGCGAAGATTTCGCTATCTATTGCAAGACCGGTTTGCTGGTGTTGTCGGTGACCAAGTCGGGGAGTAGTAGCCAGGTGAATTCGGTGTGTGCAGCGGGTGGGGTTGTTACTTTGACACTCAGGGCGTTAGGTGTGGGAACGAGTGGTTCCTTGGCGACAGCGACGTCTCCAGCTTTGACGGTTTCTGCTTCAACTAGTGCTCTTTCTACGACGCTTGGAGCTGTGGCTACTGGTGTTGGAGCTGTGGCGTTGACGGGGTATGGTAATTACTGTATTAGTCGTTTGGCTTATGACGTTGGTGTGAGGAAAGATGTTCGTAAGGTCCCTGTGGAAGAGCTCGTTGCACTTATGGCAGTTATACAAGGTAAATCTGAATCAgacgacaacaacaacaagatcgAGTCTAAACTTAATTAG
- the LOC106363581 gene encoding protein LEAD-SENSITIVE 1-like, with protein MRFVMELIILKKMGLFSNNKISRDDLKPGDHIYAWRNAYIYSHHGIYIGDGKVIHFTRGDGPVMRKGTFVDKIIVSSMTNHGGYNPCPNCGKRSNTRGVISSCLDCFLAGGNLHLFKYNVSLAIFMSQLRGGTCTIAPSDPSNEVISRAKFLLLRNGFGDYHLFKNNCEDFAIYCKTSLVVGKSYVLGRNGQANTVGLAACVARMLTPLVRNVIRLFSDVGMRKDAIKVPVESLVAWRNKDDTTVTRKRRLQHKNKHSVLTFYKHIVKFRFLI; from the exons ATGCGATTTGtta TGGAACTCATTATTCTCAAGAAGATGGGACTATTCTCCAACAACAAGATCTCCAGGGATGATCTGAAACCAGGAGACCACATCTATGCGTGGCGCAACGCTTATATCTATTCCCATCACG GGATCTACATAGGCGATGGAAAAGTCATTCATTTCACTCGTGGAGATGGTCCAGTAATGAGAAAAGGTACTTTTGTAGACAAGATCATTGTTAGTTCAATGACTAATCACGGAGGTTACAATCCTTGTCCTAACTGTGGCAAACGATCCAATACCCGTGGTGtaatctcttcttgtcttgattGCTTTCTCGCCGGAGGAAACCTCCATCTCTTCAAGTACAATGTCTCTCTAGCCATCTTCATGTCCCAACTTCGAGGAGGTACATGCACAATAGCACCTTCAGACCCTTCCAATGAAGTCATTTCCCGTGCGAAGTTCCTCTTACTGAGAAATGGGTTTGGTGACTACCATCTTTTCAAGAACAACTGTGAAGATTTTGCTATCTATTGTAAGACTAGTTTAGTGGTTGGCAAAAGCTATGTGCTTGGAAGAAACGGTCAAGCCAATACGGTGGGCTTAGCTGCTTGCGTAGCACGTATGCTTACTCCTTTGGTCAGAAATGTTATTCGTCTCTTTTCCGACGTTGGTATGCGAAAGGATGCTATCAAAGTGCCTGTCGAGAGCCTCGTTGCATGGCGGAATAAGGACGATACAACTGTTACGAGGAAAAGAAGACTGcaacataaaaataaacatagtgttttaactttttacaaACATATTGTAAAATTCCGATTCCTGATATGA
- the LOC106423635 gene encoding thioredoxin F2, chloroplastic-like, whose product MTLSLRIAPSPVSFRYSPAPSTPSGVGLRPAKQRCRIPNSGVAAKTGSCSSGGVLDSRKRIGGSCVVRCSLETVNVSVGEVTEVDKDTFWPVVKAAGDKLVVLDMYTQWCGPCKVMAPKYKELSEKYQDMVFLKLDCNEDNKPVAQELGIRVVPTFKILKDNKVIKEVVGAKFDELLAAIEAARSG is encoded by the exons ATGACTCTCTCCCTCCGAATCGCTCCGTCACCGGTATCGTTCCGTTACTCTCCGGCTCCGTCCACCCCCTCCGGCGTCGGATTACGTCCGGCCAAGCAGCGCTGCCGGATCCCGAACTCAGGCGTCGCCGCGAAAACAGGATCATGTTCTAGCGGTGGTGTTTTAGATTCAAGGAAGAGGATCGGCGGTTCCTGTGTTGTGAGGTGTAGCTTAGAAACAGTGAATGTCAGTGTCGGCGAGGTGACGGAGGTTGACAAGGACACGTTTTGGCCAGTCGTCAAAGCCGCTGGTGATAAGCTTGTTGTCCTCGACATGTACACTCAGTG GTGTGGTCCGTGCAAAGTTATGGCTCCTAAATACAAAGAGCTATCAGAGAAGTACCAGGACATGGTGTTTCTTAAGCTTGACTGCAACGAAGACAACAAG CCAGTGGCACAGGAGCTAGGGATTAGAGTGGTTCCAACCTTTAAGATCTTGAAGGACAATAAGGTGATAAAAGAAGTGGTCGGAGCAAAATTTGATGAGTTGCTTGCAGCCATTGAGGCAGCGAGGTCAGGctga
- the LOC106363577 gene encoding acetolactate synthase small subunit 1, chloroplastic codes for MAAATTTAASLACAHFLNQTKVHAFPSKTSVQVSQIIDGRKMRSATLFSAASTDKAITTAQSVSSTACDRVRRHTISVFVGDESGIINRIAGVFARRGYNIESLAVGLNEDKAMFTIVVLGTDKVLQQVVEQLNKLVNVIKVEDLSKEPHVERELMLIKLNADPTTRSEIMWLVDIFRAKVVDTSDHTLTIEVTGDPGKMVALTANLEKFGIKEVARTGKIALRREKMGETAPFWRFSAASYPHLVNQSSHETVAANTKRALTGGNGTASSGGDVYPVEPYNDFKPVLDAHWGVVYDEDSDGLRSHTLSILVANVPGVLNLITGAISRRGYNIQSLAVGPAEKEGLSRITTVIPGTDENIDKLVRQLQKLIDLHEVQNITHMPFAERELMLIKVAAHTSARRDVLDIAQVFRAKAIDVSDHTITLEVTGDIRKMAALQTQLEVYGICEVARTGRVALVRESGVDSTYLRGYSLPL; via the exons ATGGCGGCGGCTACGACCACTGCTGCTTCACTAGCCTGTGCCCACTTCTTAAATCAGACCAAGGTCCACGCGTTTCCGTCCAAAACCTCCGTGCAAGTCTCTCAAATCATCGATGGGAGGAAGATGAGAAGTGCCACTCTCTTCTCAGCCGCCTCAACCGATAAAGCCATCACAACTGCTCAGTCTGTCTCGTCCACTGCATGTGATAG AGTGAGGAGGCATACGATCTCGGTGTTTGTGGGTGACGAGAGCGGTATAATCAACCGTATAGCTGGAGTGTTTGCTAGAAGAGGGTACAACATTGAGTCTCTAGCTGTGGGATTGAACGAAGACAAAGCTATGTTTACTATTGTTGTTCTTGGGACTGACAAAGTCTTGCAGCAAGTTGTAGAACAGCTTAACAAACTCGTCAACGTCATCaag GTTGAAGATCTCTCCAAGGAGCCGCATGTGGAACGTGAGTTAATGCTGATTAAGCTTAACGCTGATCCAACCACCCGCTCTGAG ATCATGTGGTTGGTGGATATCTTTAGAGCAAAAGTGGTGGATACCTCGGATCACACTCTAACGATCGAG GTAACTGGAGACCCAGGAAAGATGGTTGCACTAACGGCGAACTTAGAGAAGTTTGGAATAAAAGAAGTCGCTAGAACTGGGAAG ATTGCTCTGAGACGGGAAAAGATGGGAGAAACTGCTCCATTCTGGAGATTTTCAGCTGCATCATACCCACACCTCGTAAACCAATCATCTCATGAGACTGTTGCAGCGAACACAAAGCGAGCGTTGACTGGTGGAAATGGCACTGCATCATCTGGG GGTGACGTCTATCCAGTGGAGCCTTATAATGATTTCAAACCGGTCCTTGATGCTCATTGGGGAGTGGTCTACGATGAAGAT TCGGATGGTCTCCGGTCACACACGTTGTCTATACTTGTAGCTAACGTTCCTGGAGTTCTCAATTTAATAACCGGAGCTATCTCTAGGAGAGGTTATAACATCCAG AGTCTAGCTGTTGGTCCTGCTGAGAAAGAGGGCTTGTCTCGGATCACTACAGTTATCCCTGGAACTGATGAAAACATCGACAAGTTGGTGAGGCAGCTTCAGAAGCTGATTGATCTTCATGAG GTTCAAAATATAACCCACATGCCATTTGCGGAGCGAGAACTGATGCTCATCAAAGTAGCTGCTCATACTTCTGCAAGGAGAGATGTTCTCGATATCGCTCAAGTGTTCCGAGCTAAAGCCATTGATGTCTCTGATCATACTATCACTCTTGAG GTTACAGGGGATATCAGAAAGATGGCTGCATTACAAACGCAGTTAGAGGTCTACGGAATCTGCGAG GTGGCTAGGACAGGAAGAGTGGCATTGGTAAGAGAATCTGGAGTGGATTCGACTTACCTTCGTGGATACTCTCTTCCTTTGTAG
- the LOC125581283 gene encoding sister chromatid cohesion 1 protein 4-like isoform X2 yields MFYSQFILAKKGPLGTIWIAAHLERKLRKNQITDTDIGVSVDSILFPEAPIALRLSSHLLLGVVRIYSKKVHYLFDDCSEALLKVKQAFRSAAVDLPPEESTAPYHSITLPETFDLDDFELPDSELFQGNYVDHHVSTREQITLQDTMDGVVYSTSQFGLDERFGDGDTSQAALELDEEVFQDKEVIGSDDEGVQGTDHNAYMDAATPEIKGDMVGASDAIPRDFNQEQVEDLALRNEIIEDAQAPQTPGLVEVPNSSSVREQLASDDHMEVEDLNAEERSKASGEPVANEMLNDLTSGYNEGESAVTPMEVDKSLIDENANAQNEPEEEERAGHVHVTSPCCSHTRAEMEEDPGQAITEAGTNVVANKSDAEPCLTQDPKDPEEENQDHFAIASATEVNHETDSRPEEQLNNADATDEQLVNLTGSTDSDVPAPEKVLAAPPNRLGDENGFMVESTTPDGTCNEDAGNNNITGKKRTFTESTLTAESLNSVESVGLVQSKRTADSVPDDDDLLSSILVGKSSFLRMRSTPVVEKATTKRLRASAPRSTATKRKVLMDDPMVLPGDLIREQLTNTESIRRVRKKAPCTVSEILMLQRQALEDGLLKEPIFTGMSVELVSLHNEPYDLRGIIVIENDERHASVGVVEGNECSVRAVEDNATEESSDPQPAEADATQPHDQQEEVKDDNELGETRSDLEVSKEGNGDAAAVEVDLVVNSEISQPSEDKLDHVEVEGCHGNHDGGLEGQDVIEIAEGDVENNAVLNETDFKAEDELPSEDKKTDASAAASEFWVDDQSPCDITVGSIETGCLAAGDFSDPALETCNEPLVEANNDGVNPHNEMFNEEAYMQSAADAELPSGDGLMGDNVEMDTVEVAHDTGFLNVDDDEVDEDHEEDDGIQDGDEARLLENSGWSSRTRAVGKYLQTIFDKEAENGKNVVVVADKLLAGKTRKEASRMFFETLVLKTRDYIQVEQAKPYESIIIKPRPKLTKSIF; encoded by the exons ATGTTTTATTCACAGTTTATATTAGCTAAGAAAGGACCACTCGGGACAATATGGATCGCTGCCCATTTGGAGAGGAAGCTTCGTAAGAATCAGATCACTGATACTGACATCGGTGTCTCCGTTG ATTCTATTCTCTTTCCGGAAGCTCCAATTGCGTTGCGTTTGTCTAGCCATCTTCTACTTGGTGTGGTGCGTATATATTCCAAAAAGGTGCACTACCTATTCGATGATTGCAGCGAGGCGTTGCTTAAGGTGAAACAAGCCTTTCGCTCTGCTGCTGTTGACTTGCCCCCTGAAGAGTCCACTGCACCGTATCACTCGATTACTTTGCCTGAGACTTTTGATCTTGATGATTTTGAGCTCCCTGACAGTGAGCTCTTTCAGGG TAATTACGTTGACCATCATGTTAGTACAAGAGAGCAGATCACTCTTCAGGATACCATGGATGGTGTTGTATACTCCACATCGCAATTTGGATTAGATG AGCGATTTGGTGATGGCGACACTTCTCAAGCTGCGTTGGAGCTTGACGAG GAAGTATTCCAGGACAAGGAAGTTATTGGATCCGACGATGAGGGAGTTCAagg CACTGATCACAATGCATATATGGATGCGGCAACTCCGGAGATAAAGGGTGACATGGTAGGAGCTTCTGATGCCATTCCCAGAGATTTCAATCAAGAGCAG GTTGAAGATCTAGCTTTGCGTAATGAGATCATTGAAGATGCTCAAGCTCCTCAAACCCCTGGATTGGTTGAGGTGCCAAACTCGTCCAGCGTCAGGGAGCAGCTGGCAAGCGATGATCACATGGAGGTAGAGGATCTGAATGCAGAAGAACGTAGCAAGGCCTCTGGAGAGCCGGTTGCTAATGAGATGCTTAATGACCTGACCTCTGGATATAATGAAGGAGAATCTGCAGTTACTCCCATGGAGGTGGATAAGTCGCTGATTGATGAAAATGCCAACGCGCAAAATgagccggaggaggaggagagggcAGGGCATGTACATGTAACCTCGCCATGTTGTTCTCACACCAGGGCAGAGATGGAGGAGGATCCTGGTCAAGCAATCACTGAGGCAGGAACCAATGTTGTGGCGAATAAGTCAGATGCTGAGCCTTGTTTAACTCAAGACCCTAAAGATCCTGAAGAAGAGAACCAAG ATCATTTTGCCATTGCGTCAGCCACTGAGGTCAATCATGAAACAGATTCTAGGCCAGAGGAGCAGCTGAATAACGCAGACGCAACTGATGAGCAATTGGTGAATCTGACTGGATCTACTGATTCTGATGTGCCTGCACCTGAAAAGGTATTAGCTGCACCACCTAACAGACTGGGAGATGAAAACGGTTTCATGGTTGAATCTACTACACCAGATGGCACATGTAACGAGGATGCAGGAAACAATAACATTACTGGAAAAAAACGCACGTTTACTGAGAGCACCCTAACTGCAGAGAGTCTGAACTCTGTTGAGTCAGTTGGACTGGTTCAGTCCAAGAGAACTGCAGATTCTGTTCCTGATGATGATGACTTGTTGTCTTCCATCTTAG TGGGAAAGTCATCTTTTCTGAGGATGAGGTCTACACCTGTAGTTGAAAAAGCAACTACAAAACGGTTAAGAGCTTCTGCTCCTCGTTCTACTGCCACAAAGAGGAAGGTTCTAATGGATGACCCTATGGTCTTGCCTGGCGA CCTTATACGGGAGCAGCTGACAAACACTGAAAGTATACGCCGTGTGCGTAAGAAGGCACCTTGCACTGTTTCTGAGATCTTAATGCTTCAAAGGCAGGCTTTGGAGGATGGACTCTTGAAGGAGCCTATATTCACTG GTATGTCAGTGGAGTTAGTATCTCTACACAATGAGCCGTATGATCTTAGAGGAATCATTGTAATCGAGAATGATGAGCGTCATGCTTCTGTTGGAGTGGTGGAAGGTAATGAATGTTCTGTCAGGGCTGTGGAAGATAATGCGACTGAAGAAAGCTCTGATCCTCAACCTGCTGAGGCTGATGCTACCCAGCCACATGACCAACAGGAAGAAGTGAAAGACGATAATGAGCTTGGTGAAACAAGATCTGACTTGGAAGTTTCAAAAGAAGGCAATGGAGATGCAGCAGCTGTTGAAGTCGATCTTGTAGTGAATAGCGAGATCAGTCAACCATCTGAGGACAAACTCGATCATGTGGAGGTGGAAGGATGCCATGGGAACCATGATGGAGGGCTAGAGGGTCAAGATGTTATCGAAATTGCTGAAGGCGATGTAGAAAACAACGCCGTTCTCAATGAAACAGACTTTAAAGCTGAAGATGAGCTTCCAAGTGAAGATAAGAAGACGGATGCATCAGCTGCAGCCAGCGAGTTTTGGGTAGACGACCAAAGTCCATGCGATATCACAGTTGGTTCTATTGAAACTGGATGCTTAGCAGCTGGTGATTTTAGTGATCCGGCTTTGGAAACTTGCAACGAACCTCTAGTGGAAGCAAATAATGATGGGGTGAATCCGCATAATGAGATGTTTAATGAGGAGGCTTATATGCAAAGTGCAGCAGATGCAGAACTTCCTTCTGGTGATGGTCTTATGGGAGACAATGTT GAAATGGATACCGTGGAAGTGGCACATGACACAG GATTTTTGAACGTGGATGATGATGAAGTAGATGAAGATCATGAGGAGGACGATGGTATACAAGATGGTGATGAAGCTCGTCTTCTAGAGAACAGTGGATGGTCTTCTCGTACCAG GGCTGTGGGGAAGTATCTCCAGACGATTTTTGATAAAGAAGCTGAGAATGGGAAgaatgttgttgttgtagcAGACAAACTTTTAGCTGGGAAAACCCGTAAAGAAGCATCTAGAATGTTTTTTGAAACCCTG GTATTGAAAACAAGAGATTACATTCAAGTTGAACAAGCTAAGCCTTACGAAAGCATAATCATAAAACCGCGACCAAAACTCACCAAATCCATCTTCTAA
- the LOC125581283 gene encoding sister chromatid cohesion 1 protein 4-like isoform X1, which yields MFYSQFILAKKGPLGTIWIAAHLERKLRKNQITDTDIGVSVDSILFPEAPIALRLSSHLLLGVVRIYSKKVHYLFDDCSEALLKVKQAFRSAAVDLPPEESTAPYHSITLPETFDLDDFELPDSELFQGSNYVDHHVSTREQITLQDTMDGVVYSTSQFGLDERFGDGDTSQAALELDEEVFQDKEVIGSDDEGVQGTDHNAYMDAATPEIKGDMVGASDAIPRDFNQEQVEDLALRNEIIEDAQAPQTPGLVEVPNSSSVREQLASDDHMEVEDLNAEERSKASGEPVANEMLNDLTSGYNEGESAVTPMEVDKSLIDENANAQNEPEEEERAGHVHVTSPCCSHTRAEMEEDPGQAITEAGTNVVANKSDAEPCLTQDPKDPEEENQDHFAIASATEVNHETDSRPEEQLNNADATDEQLVNLTGSTDSDVPAPEKVLAAPPNRLGDENGFMVESTTPDGTCNEDAGNNNITGKKRTFTESTLTAESLNSVESVGLVQSKRTADSVPDDDDLLSSILVGKSSFLRMRSTPVVEKATTKRLRASAPRSTATKRKVLMDDPMVLPGDLIREQLTNTESIRRVRKKAPCTVSEILMLQRQALEDGLLKEPIFTGMSVELVSLHNEPYDLRGIIVIENDERHASVGVVEGNECSVRAVEDNATEESSDPQPAEADATQPHDQQEEVKDDNELGETRSDLEVSKEGNGDAAAVEVDLVVNSEISQPSEDKLDHVEVEGCHGNHDGGLEGQDVIEIAEGDVENNAVLNETDFKAEDELPSEDKKTDASAAASEFWVDDQSPCDITVGSIETGCLAAGDFSDPALETCNEPLVEANNDGVNPHNEMFNEEAYMQSAADAELPSGDGLMGDNVEMDTVEVAHDTGFLNVDDDEVDEDHEEDDGIQDGDEARLLENSGWSSRTRAVGKYLQTIFDKEAENGKNVVVVADKLLAGKTRKEASRMFFETLVLKTRDYIQVEQAKPYESIIIKPRPKLTKSIF from the exons ATGTTTTATTCACAGTTTATATTAGCTAAGAAAGGACCACTCGGGACAATATGGATCGCTGCCCATTTGGAGAGGAAGCTTCGTAAGAATCAGATCACTGATACTGACATCGGTGTCTCCGTTG ATTCTATTCTCTTTCCGGAAGCTCCAATTGCGTTGCGTTTGTCTAGCCATCTTCTACTTGGTGTGGTGCGTATATATTCCAAAAAGGTGCACTACCTATTCGATGATTGCAGCGAGGCGTTGCTTAAGGTGAAACAAGCCTTTCGCTCTGCTGCTGTTGACTTGCCCCCTGAAGAGTCCACTGCACCGTATCACTCGATTACTTTGCCTGAGACTTTTGATCTTGATGATTTTGAGCTCCCTGACAGTGAGCTCTTTCAGGG CAGTAATTACGTTGACCATCATGTTAGTACAAGAGAGCAGATCACTCTTCAGGATACCATGGATGGTGTTGTATACTCCACATCGCAATTTGGATTAGATG AGCGATTTGGTGATGGCGACACTTCTCAAGCTGCGTTGGAGCTTGACGAG GAAGTATTCCAGGACAAGGAAGTTATTGGATCCGACGATGAGGGAGTTCAagg CACTGATCACAATGCATATATGGATGCGGCAACTCCGGAGATAAAGGGTGACATGGTAGGAGCTTCTGATGCCATTCCCAGAGATTTCAATCAAGAGCAG GTTGAAGATCTAGCTTTGCGTAATGAGATCATTGAAGATGCTCAAGCTCCTCAAACCCCTGGATTGGTTGAGGTGCCAAACTCGTCCAGCGTCAGGGAGCAGCTGGCAAGCGATGATCACATGGAGGTAGAGGATCTGAATGCAGAAGAACGTAGCAAGGCCTCTGGAGAGCCGGTTGCTAATGAGATGCTTAATGACCTGACCTCTGGATATAATGAAGGAGAATCTGCAGTTACTCCCATGGAGGTGGATAAGTCGCTGATTGATGAAAATGCCAACGCGCAAAATgagccggaggaggaggagagggcAGGGCATGTACATGTAACCTCGCCATGTTGTTCTCACACCAGGGCAGAGATGGAGGAGGATCCTGGTCAAGCAATCACTGAGGCAGGAACCAATGTTGTGGCGAATAAGTCAGATGCTGAGCCTTGTTTAACTCAAGACCCTAAAGATCCTGAAGAAGAGAACCAAG ATCATTTTGCCATTGCGTCAGCCACTGAGGTCAATCATGAAACAGATTCTAGGCCAGAGGAGCAGCTGAATAACGCAGACGCAACTGATGAGCAATTGGTGAATCTGACTGGATCTACTGATTCTGATGTGCCTGCACCTGAAAAGGTATTAGCTGCACCACCTAACAGACTGGGAGATGAAAACGGTTTCATGGTTGAATCTACTACACCAGATGGCACATGTAACGAGGATGCAGGAAACAATAACATTACTGGAAAAAAACGCACGTTTACTGAGAGCACCCTAACTGCAGAGAGTCTGAACTCTGTTGAGTCAGTTGGACTGGTTCAGTCCAAGAGAACTGCAGATTCTGTTCCTGATGATGATGACTTGTTGTCTTCCATCTTAG TGGGAAAGTCATCTTTTCTGAGGATGAGGTCTACACCTGTAGTTGAAAAAGCAACTACAAAACGGTTAAGAGCTTCTGCTCCTCGTTCTACTGCCACAAAGAGGAAGGTTCTAATGGATGACCCTATGGTCTTGCCTGGCGA CCTTATACGGGAGCAGCTGACAAACACTGAAAGTATACGCCGTGTGCGTAAGAAGGCACCTTGCACTGTTTCTGAGATCTTAATGCTTCAAAGGCAGGCTTTGGAGGATGGACTCTTGAAGGAGCCTATATTCACTG GTATGTCAGTGGAGTTAGTATCTCTACACAATGAGCCGTATGATCTTAGAGGAATCATTGTAATCGAGAATGATGAGCGTCATGCTTCTGTTGGAGTGGTGGAAGGTAATGAATGTTCTGTCAGGGCTGTGGAAGATAATGCGACTGAAGAAAGCTCTGATCCTCAACCTGCTGAGGCTGATGCTACCCAGCCACATGACCAACAGGAAGAAGTGAAAGACGATAATGAGCTTGGTGAAACAAGATCTGACTTGGAAGTTTCAAAAGAAGGCAATGGAGATGCAGCAGCTGTTGAAGTCGATCTTGTAGTGAATAGCGAGATCAGTCAACCATCTGAGGACAAACTCGATCATGTGGAGGTGGAAGGATGCCATGGGAACCATGATGGAGGGCTAGAGGGTCAAGATGTTATCGAAATTGCTGAAGGCGATGTAGAAAACAACGCCGTTCTCAATGAAACAGACTTTAAAGCTGAAGATGAGCTTCCAAGTGAAGATAAGAAGACGGATGCATCAGCTGCAGCCAGCGAGTTTTGGGTAGACGACCAAAGTCCATGCGATATCACAGTTGGTTCTATTGAAACTGGATGCTTAGCAGCTGGTGATTTTAGTGATCCGGCTTTGGAAACTTGCAACGAACCTCTAGTGGAAGCAAATAATGATGGGGTGAATCCGCATAATGAGATGTTTAATGAGGAGGCTTATATGCAAAGTGCAGCAGATGCAGAACTTCCTTCTGGTGATGGTCTTATGGGAGACAATGTT GAAATGGATACCGTGGAAGTGGCACATGACACAG GATTTTTGAACGTGGATGATGATGAAGTAGATGAAGATCATGAGGAGGACGATGGTATACAAGATGGTGATGAAGCTCGTCTTCTAGAGAACAGTGGATGGTCTTCTCGTACCAG GGCTGTGGGGAAGTATCTCCAGACGATTTTTGATAAAGAAGCTGAGAATGGGAAgaatgttgttgttgtagcAGACAAACTTTTAGCTGGGAAAACCCGTAAAGAAGCATCTAGAATGTTTTTTGAAACCCTG GTATTGAAAACAAGAGATTACATTCAAGTTGAACAAGCTAAGCCTTACGAAAGCATAATCATAAAACCGCGACCAAAACTCACCAAATCCATCTTCTAA
- the LOC106368252 gene encoding biotin carboxyl carrier protein of acetyl-CoA carboxylase 1, chloroplastic-like, whose translation MASSSFSLTSPAASVYGATQASSQLPLPTTRSRLPRRVSFRLSAKPKLRFLSKPSRSSYPVVKAQSNQVGGNASSKASAPVKIDESSAEEKDSNSSSSGDLATEESISEFLTQVTTLVKLVDSRDIVELQLKQLDCELVIRKKEALPQAQTPAPYVMMQQPNQPSYVQATAPPPPSAPAPSTPASSPPPSPPSPAKSSLPTVKSPMAGTFYRSPGPGEPPFIKVGDKVQKGQVLCIVEAMKLMNEIESDQTGTVVDIVAEDGKPVSLDTPLFVVQP comes from the exons ATGGCGTCTTCTTCGTTCTCCCTCACGTCCCCGGCTGCTTCCGTCTATGGAGCCACTCAAGCCTCGTCGCAGCTACCTCTCCCAACCACCCGCTCGCGTCTCCCTCGCAGAGTTTCCTTCCGTCTCTCCGCCAAGCCCAAGCTTCGCTTTCTCTCCAAG CCTAGTCGCAGTAGCTACCCTGTGGTGAAAGCCCAATCTAACCAG GTTGGTGGCAATGCGTCATCAAAAGCTTCAGCTCCTGTAAAAATTGATGAGTCATCGGCTGAAGAAAAGGAttcaaactcttcttcttcaggtgATTTAGCTACAGAGGAGTCTATCTCTGAGTTCTTGACCCAAGTAACAACTCTTGTCAA GCTTGTGGATTCTAGAGACATTGTTGAGTTGCAGTTGAAACAGCTCGACTGTGAGCTTGTTATTCGGAAAAAGGAAGCTTTACCTCAGGCCCAAACCCCTGCGCCTTATGTGATGATGCAGCAACCAAACCAACCATCTTATGTTCAAGCAactgctcctcctcctccttctgcACCTGCACCTTCAACTCCAGCCTCCTCGCCTCCACCATCCCCACCTAGTCCAGCGAAATCATCGCTTCCAACTGTTAAAAGTCCCATGGCAGGCACTTTTTACCGCAGTCCAGGACCTGGTGAACCACCCTTTATCAAG GTTGGAGACAAAGTGCAGAAGGGACAAGTTCTATGCATCGTTGAAGCCATGAAGTTAATGAATGAAATAGAG TCTGATCAAACGGGAACCGTAGTGGATATCGTTGCAGAAGATGGCAAGCCTGTTAGTCTCGACACT CCTCTGTTTGTGGTTCAACCGTAG